Part of the archaeon BMS3Bbin15 genome, CAAATAATAGAAGGAATAAAGTATGTTATATGTGTAATGGTAAAGGTGAGATTAATATAATATCATTAGGTGATAAAAAGCCAAGTTTTAATCCAATAAAAAGAATATTAAAGAGAAAAGAAGAAATATCACAGGAAATATCTGAAAAAGATAAGTTAGAAAAAAGAAAAATGAAAGCACTAAAAACATATAAAAAATATAAAAATCAGAAAGAGAGAGATAAAAAATATGGATACAGACTTCCTTTAAAATACAAACTATTTGATATAACTAAAAAATTAATTAAGGGGTTAGTATTATTAGGTATAATTCTGTTGGTATTTACTCAACTGCCAACTATAGCTAATTTAATAGAGCATAGCAACCAGATAAATGGTGCAATAAACTCTATTCAGAATATTAATACAAATTCAAATACAAATTCAGCTACTTTAGAGACCAATGCAGGTATTAGAGTGTTAAATTATACATTACGTGGTCATAATGGACATATTCAATTTATAGTTTATGGAGGGCTAAATAATTGGTTGACCAGACAACCTAGAGCAATAACTTATGATTCCTACTCCTCACCTCCAACTGATAAAGATTTTGTTATGAAAGTATTGGGGGATAAATATCAGGATAAATCTTTAAATAAATTGGTATATAAAATCCAAAATATTGCACCTGACCGTAACAATCAAGCCAGAATAGCAATAAGTTTGGTTCAGCATATTCCTTATGACTATACTGCATTAAAATTGAGCAATTTTACTGAAAGATATCCGTATCAGGTAATTTATGATAATAAAGGTGTGTGTGAGGGTAAATCCGAACTATTAGCATATTTACTTAAAAAATTAGGATTTGGAGTTGCACTATTCAATTTCAAGGAAGAAAATCACATGGCAGTAGGAATTAAATGTGCGCCTGAATATGCATACCGTGATACTGGTTATTGCTTTGTTGAATCAACTGAACCGACTATAATAACTGATTCATGGGGCACATACGCTGGTGGGATAAAGTTATATTCAATGCCAGAAGTTATTGAAATATCCAATGGCTATACATTTAATGCATCCATGGAATATCATGATGCATTATTGTTTAAACAATTAGAAAACAAAGAGTTAAATTCAGGTCAATATTACGAATGGGAGAATCTGGTTAGAAAATATGGAATTGAAATTAATGAAAATAATTCTACAAACAATAATATTCAAAGAGGATATAATGAAATATATAATGGTAGAGGGATATTAGAAGACCATACTTTTGACTATATTCCAATTACTCTCAGGATAAGTATAATTCACCTATCAATTAATGCATCAAAACCTGTTAGTGTGTATGTACTGAATGGTAGTAAGAGTAAAATTATTAACGGATTTGAACATGGTGTGACACCTTCAGATTCCAGAATACATGGATGTATGAGTAATAATTTTAAGAAACAGGTTGATTTAACCTGTGATTTGTATGACGAATATACTTCATTGGGAGTTTTAATTTATAACGAAGGGATTGGTAATAATACAATAAAAATAGATATTATCGGAAAGAAGGTGAGATAAATGAAGAATAGAATATTATTAGGTGCTGGTTTCATTATTTTTTTAGGAATTCTTATTCTTTTCAGTGGCTGCACAAATCCTCTAAATAATTCAGTAAAGAATAATCATGTGGAATCAATACAGTATTTTTATTTACCTACATGCCCGAATTGCATAGCTACTGAACCTTTTATTTCTTATCTTGAAAAAAAATATGATGTAAAAATCAATCATATTAATGTTGGTAATAGTTCTAATCGGAAGATTGCAAAGCATTATAATATTACTGGAGTGCCAACACTTATAATAAAGTCCGGTGGGAAGTATTACAGGTATGTGGGTAGACTGGATGTACCAAGAGCTGAATATTTGATAGCCAATCTTACTAACCAGCCTGCTCCAGAACGTCCTTTCAATGCCAACTATAAATTAGACACCATGCAGTGCCTGCAGTGCCATCAACCGACAGAACAGCAGAAAAAGTTATTACCACCTTATGTGCTGGAAAGGCTTAACACTACTCTGCCACCACCAAGCACTTACTCGTGCACAAGCTGCTGTCATAAATAACCGCAGGGTTACAAGCATTATAATATTACTTTAATGTCAACTCTTATAATAAAATCCAGTGGGAAGGACTACAGTCAGGTAGACCTAATGATATTCAGAAATCAATCCGTATCCTATCAATCTCCAGCGTCCGCCCACACGCCTCGAAATTGCAACCCTGTCTCCCTTCTCAGCACACACAGGTAGTTTGAGCTTGACAGTCGCCTCGTCTTCTCTTGCACTCAGAACAAGGCCAACTGTTGTGGCTGTGCCAATACTCAGCATAAGAGGTTCGTTTGTCTTAATTTTCTCCACCTCAATCTCTTCCTTTGTTCCAACCACACGTTCAAGAAGATGTACCTCCATAGTGAAGCTATCGAGAGTGGGTGGCAGAGTGCCCGGCTTTCCTAGGACTTGGCCAGAGAGTCCATCTGCTTTTGTCAGACTTGGGTCAAGTTTTGTACCTATTCCTATGAGCCCGCCTGGATGAACTTTCTTAACCTTCTTTGAGCCGACAAATAGAGACACAGTTTCTGTCTCAAGAGACTCCCATTTTACTTTACCTTCTTCTGTAACCTTAACCCCTGGTCTTATTTCAATCCCATCTCCAACAGTGATTATACCTTGGACAATAGAACCTCCAACAACACCGCCAACAATTTCCTCAGGCTTTGCTCCCGGCTTATTTACATCGAAACTCCTTGCAATGTACATTCTTGCTGGCTTTTTTTTGTCTCTACCTGGAGTTGGAATAAATTCCTCAACAGCCTTAATTAAAACATCAAGATTTGCCTTATGTTGTGCGGCAATAGGTATGATAACAGCATTCTCAGCAACAGTCCCCTTTACAAACTCCTTGATTTCATTATAATTCTCAAGTGCCCTCTCCTTTGTTACAATATCAATCTTGTTCTGTACAATGACAATATTTTTTATACCAGTTACATCAAGGGCCATGTGGTGCTCCTTTGTCTGGGGCTGGGGGCATGGTTCATTTGCAGCAATAACAAGAATTGCTCCATCCATTATAGCAGCGCCACTCAGCATTGTTGCCATAAGAGTTTCGTGACCTGGAGAATCAACAAAGCTCACCTCACGGAGAAGTTTTGTCTTACCCCCACACTTCGGACACTTCTTTTCGGTTGTATAGTAGCTGCACTCCTCACACTTTCTGAAGTTAATATTCGCATATCCCAGTCTTATTGAGATACCACGCTTCAACTCCTCGCTGTGTTCGTCTGTCCACTTCCCTGAAAGGGCATAGGTGAGCGTGGTCTTGCCGTGGTCAACATGACCAACCAATCCAATATTTATTTCTGACTGG contains:
- the trxA_5 gene encoding thioredoxin-1, which translates into the protein MKNRILLGAGFIIFLGILILFSGCTNPLNNSVKNNHVESIQYFYLPTCPNCIATEPFISYLEKKYDVKINHINVGNSSNRKIAKHYNITGVPTLIIKSGGKYYRYVGRLDVPRAEYLIANLTNQPAPERPFNANYKLDTMQCLQCHQPTEQQKKLLPPYVLERLNTTLPPPSTYSCTSCCHK
- the selB_1 gene encoding selenocysteine-specific elongation factor; its protein translation is MVGHVDHGKTTLTYALSGKWTDEHSEELKRGISIRLGYANINFRKCEECSYYTTEKKCPKCGGKTKLLREVSFVDSPGHETLMATMLSGAAIMDGAILVIAANEPCPQPQTKEHHMALDVTGIKNIVIVQNKIDIVTKERALENYNEIKEFVKGTVAENAVIIPIAAQHKANLDVLIKAVEEFIPTPGRDKKKPARMYIARSFDVNKPGAKPEEIVGGVVGGSIVQGIITVGDGIEIRPGVKVTEEGKVKWESLETETVSLFVGSKKVKKVHPGGLIGIGTKLDPSLTKADGLSGQVLGKPGTLPPTLDSFTMEVHLLERVVGTKEEIEVEKIKTNEPLMLSIGTATTVGLVLSAREDEATVKLKLPVCAEKGDRVAISRRVGGRWRLIGYGLISEYH